From Merismopedia glauca CCAP 1448/3, one genomic window encodes:
- a CDS encoding dihydroorotate dehydrogenase-like protein: MNLTTSYLGLTLRSPLVVGAAAPLSEDLDTLKRLEDASAAAIVMHSVFEEQIRQDVLELHHHLEYGTHSFAEALTYFPEPEIFHVGAEQYLEQIIQAKESLEIPIIGSLNGSSLGGWVEYAQNIEEAGADAIELNIYWIPTDPNLSGAEVELQYLEILKAVKARVKIPVAVKLSPFFSNTANMAKRLCEAGANGLVLFNRFYQPDIDIETLEVRSQLLLSTPQSLRLPMHWIGILYGRIQTDLAATSGIHDAHDVVRLLMAGASVTMIVSALIRYGVTHLCSIEQDLENWLTQHDYESVSQIQGIMSQQHCPNPSEFERVQYMKTLQTYHPDWLTVEKHV, translated from the coding sequence ATGAACTTAACTACATCCTACCTTGGCTTAACCTTGCGATCGCCCCTCGTTGTTGGTGCTGCTGCCCCTCTTAGCGAAGACCTAGATACCCTCAAACGGCTAGAAGATGCTAGTGCTGCGGCGATCGTCATGCATTCGGTGTTCGAGGAACAAATTCGCCAGGACGTGTTGGAACTACACCACCACCTCGAATACGGCACTCATAGCTTTGCTGAAGCCCTCACCTACTTTCCCGAACCGGAGATTTTTCACGTTGGAGCCGAACAATATCTAGAACAGATTATTCAAGCGAAAGAAAGCCTAGAAATTCCCATTATTGGCAGTTTGAATGGTTCTTCTTTAGGGGGATGGGTCGAATATGCCCAAAACATCGAGGAAGCGGGCGCAGATGCCATCGAACTGAACATCTACTGGATTCCTACCGATCCAAATCTTTCTGGCGCGGAGGTAGAGTTGCAATATTTAGAAATCCTCAAAGCAGTTAAAGCACGAGTTAAAATTCCAGTTGCCGTCAAACTGAGTCCTTTCTTTAGCAACACTGCCAACATGGCAAAACGCCTGTGCGAAGCGGGAGCCAACGGACTAGTATTATTCAATCGATTCTACCAACCCGACATCGATATCGAAACACTAGAAGTGCGATCGCAACTTCTGTTAAGTACTCCCCAATCATTGCGGCTACCCATGCACTGGATCGGCATTCTTTACGGACGCATTCAAACCGATTTAGCCGCGACTAGTGGCATTCACGATGCCCATGACGTGGTGCGCTTGCTTATGGCTGGGGCAAGTGTCACTATGATCGTCAGTGCCCTGATACGGTATGGGGTTACTCATTTATGCAGCATTGAACAAGATCTCGAAAACTGGTTAACTCAGCACGATTACGAATCCGTATCCCAAATCCAGGGCATCATGAGTCAGCAACACTGCCCCAATCCTAGCGAGTTTGAGCGGGTGCAGTATATGAAGACATTGCAAACCTACCATCCCGACTGGTTAACGGTTGAAAAGCACGTATGA
- the ggt gene encoding gamma-glutamyltransferase produces the protein MAQVETETGNRRIDRPSVRTRKYMVVAANPIAAQVGSEILKKGGTAIDAAIAVQLVLGLVEPNASGIGGGGLLVYYDAKNQQIRTYDGRETAPAAAQPNRFLDKDGKPLPFYDAVIGGKSVGVPGTIRMLEMAHKGHGKLPWRDLFQPAIRLSRRGFPIEPRLHLLLTKEQYLSRQEPARSYFYQPDGTAKPVGAILVNRPYARVLRKIAILGANGFYKGEIAEAIASTVQKAKLSGDLTTKDLASYRAIERSPVCGVYRVYKVCGMGPPSSGGLTVLQILGMLERFPINTLKPESTAAVHLFAEAGRLAYADRGVYMADADFVPVPVNELIDPEYLQSRAQLIDPKRAMKEAQPGQIPVKNSFLWGKDDALEFPSTTHIAIVDRYGNAVSMTTSIEDNFGSRLMVRGFLLNNQLTDFSFSPTTPDGKPIANRVEAKKRPRSSMSPTLVFNRNGKLVLVVGSAGGSRIINYVAKALVAVLDWKLDSQQAISLPNFGNRNGATELEAQTNITGLKTNLEGLGHLVEVVEQASGSHAILVTDEGLIGGVDPRRDGAARGD, from the coding sequence ATGGCTCAAGTAGAAACAGAGACGGGGAATAGGCGCATCGATCGCCCAAGTGTCCGCACTCGCAAGTATATGGTAGTAGCAGCTAACCCGATTGCGGCGCAGGTAGGCAGCGAGATTCTGAAAAAGGGAGGGACTGCCATTGATGCGGCGATCGCCGTTCAGTTAGTCTTGGGTTTAGTGGAACCAAACGCTTCTGGCATCGGGGGTGGCGGTTTATTGGTTTATTACGATGCTAAAAATCAGCAAATTCGGACTTATGATGGTCGAGAAACGGCTCCGGCGGCTGCCCAACCTAACCGTTTTCTAGATAAAGACGGGAAACCGCTTCCATTCTACGATGCGGTTATCGGTGGCAAATCTGTAGGCGTTCCAGGCACAATCAGGATGCTAGAAATGGCTCACAAAGGTCATGGTAAGTTGCCTTGGCGAGATCTGTTTCAACCAGCAATTCGACTATCTAGGAGAGGGTTTCCGATCGAGCCTCGGTTGCATCTTCTGTTAACTAAAGAACAGTATCTATCGCGCCAAGAACCAGCCAGAAGCTATTTTTATCAACCAGATGGTACAGCGAAGCCTGTAGGGGCGATTTTGGTGAATCGTCCTTATGCTAGGGTTCTGCGTAAAATTGCTATTTTGGGGGCGAATGGCTTTTATAAAGGAGAAATTGCCGAAGCTATCGCATCTACAGTTCAAAAGGCAAAATTGTCAGGAGATTTAACCACAAAAGACCTGGCAAGCTACCGAGCCATAGAGCGATCGCCTGTCTGTGGAGTTTACCGAGTTTACAAAGTTTGCGGCATGGGGCCGCCTAGTTCTGGCGGTTTAACTGTGCTGCAAATCTTAGGAATGCTGGAACGTTTTCCCATAAATACTCTCAAACCAGAATCTACCGCAGCCGTACATTTATTTGCTGAAGCTGGGCGACTGGCATATGCAGATCGAGGGGTTTACATGGCAGATGCCGATTTCGTCCCCGTACCAGTCAATGAATTAATCGATCCTGAATACCTCCAAAGCCGCGCTCAGTTAATCGATCCCAAACGAGCGATGAAGGAAGCTCAACCAGGTCAAATACCTGTAAAAAATAGCTTTCTCTGGGGAAAAGATGATGCTTTAGAGTTTCCTTCTACTACTCATATAGCGATCGTCGATCGCTATGGTAACGCAGTGTCGATGACCACCAGTATTGAAGATAACTTTGGCTCTCGGTTAATGGTACGAGGCTTTTTACTGAACAACCAACTCACAGATTTTTCTTTTTCACCCACCACACCAGATGGTAAACCCATTGCCAATCGTGTAGAAGCCAAAAAGCGCCCCAGAAGTTCGATGTCGCCAACGTTGGTATTTAACCGTAACGGTAAGTTAGTCCTGGTTGTCGGTTCTGCTGGCGGTTCCCGAATTATCAATTATGTGGCTAAGGCATTAGTAGCGGTTCTGGACTGGAAATTGGACAGCCAGCAAGCCATTTCTCTACCCAATTTCGGCAACCGCAACGGTGCTACAGAACTGGAAGCACAGACAAATATTACTGGTTTGAAGACCAATCTAGAAGGATTAGGTCATTTAGTCGAGGTAGTCGAACAAGCCAGTGGTTCTCACGCTATTCTAGTGACCGATGAAGGTTTAATTGGAGGAGTCGATCCCCGCCGCGATGGCGCTGCTAGAGGAGATTAG
- a CDS encoding HypC/HybG/HupF family hydrogenase formation chaperone has product MCLAVPGQIVTILEPPPDRENGYLYRSGKVSFGGILKEVNLAYVPEATVGNYVIVHAGFALSILDEDEAQQTLDVLHQVRG; this is encoded by the coding sequence ATGTGTTTAGCCGTTCCCGGACAAATTGTAACTATTCTCGAACCACCCCCAGATCGAGAGAATGGCTACCTCTATCGTTCCGGCAAAGTCAGCTTTGGCGGCATTTTGAAAGAAGTAAACCTCGCCTACGTTCCCGAAGCCACTGTCGGCAACTACGTCATCGTTCATGCAGGTTTTGCCCTCAGCATCTTGGATGAAGATGAGGCACAGCAAACATTAGATGTCTTGCACCAAGTCAGGGGTTAG
- the nifJ gene encoding pyruvate:ferredoxin (flavodoxin) oxidoreductase codes for MKNPKFVTLDGNEAVARIAYRLNEAIAIYPITPSSPMAEWADAWSAAKQPNIWGAIPTVVQLQSEGGVAGAVHGLLQAGSLATTFTASQGLLLMIPNLYKIAGELTPIAIHIAARSLAAQGLSIFGDHSDVMATRTTGCALLCSASVQEAQDFAAIASRATLDSRIPFLHFFDGFRTSHEVQKIELLEDDDLRSLIPQAPILAHRNRALTPDRPVIRGTAQNPDVYFQARETVNSFYEACPKLVQAAMDDLAGLTGRAYRLFDYYGDPAAERILVLMGSGCETVEETVDYLIERGEKIGVIKVRLYRPWSLEAFVAALPESVRAIAVLDRTKEPGSLGEPLYQDVVSTLVESDRAHIRVVGGRYGLSSKEFTPGMVKATLDNLTAAKPKNHFTIGIIDDVTHTSLAFDSDFTIEPDSVVRAIFYGLGSDGTVGANKNSIKIIGEETENYAQGYFVYDSKKSGSVTVSHLRFGSHPIRSSYLVESANFVACHQWEFVEKYEILKEAKTGATFLLNSPYSPQETWQRLPHQLRRIILARQLKFYVIDATQVAREAGMKGRINTVMQVCFFAIAGVLPREEAIAQIKKSIRKTYGKKGEEVVQMNLTAVDRTLDRLYEVSVSEPVSLGSTTIHPPIPNNAPTFVRDVLGEMIARHGDRLPVSALPVDGTYPSGTAKWEKRNIAAEIPVWDSDVCVQCGKCVMVCPHSVIRAKVYEPDKLANAPANFKSTPARDPDWHDLRFTIQVAAEDCTGCGICVDVCPAKNKLEPRFKAINMAPQLPLREQERENWDFFLNLPNPDRTHLNLHKIGQQQLQEPLFEFSGACSGCGETPYIKLATQLFGDRMLVANATGCSSIYGGNLPTTPWTHNAEGRGPAWSNSLFEDNAEFGLGFRIALDRHIEQAIALLQDLASQDDSPLPADLVTALINTPQTDEAEIYEQRSRVELLKHYLTNWSDRPNLSEKISSLLSLADYLVKKSVWIIGGDGWAYDIGYGGLDRVISSDRNVNILVLDTEVYSNTGGQMSGSTPKGAVAKFAAGGKSSPKKDLGLMAMTYGNVYVASVAMGAKDEHTLRAFLEAESYNGPSLIIAYSHCIAHGIDMQKGMQQQKLAVDSGRWLLYRYDPRRTERGENPLLLDSRWSETDRRASPKIPIEAAMYSENRFKMLARSQPEDAKRLLKEAQSEVNARWKMYQYLAARSTSPSQEIPS; via the coding sequence ATGAAAAACCCTAAATTTGTAACCCTCGATGGCAATGAGGCTGTGGCGCGTATTGCCTACCGCCTCAACGAAGCGATCGCCATTTATCCCATTACTCCTTCCTCCCCAATGGCTGAGTGGGCTGATGCTTGGTCGGCTGCCAAACAACCGAATATTTGGGGCGCAATTCCCACCGTCGTCCAACTTCAAAGCGAGGGGGGCGTTGCTGGAGCCGTTCACGGATTGCTCCAAGCCGGATCGCTAGCCACTACCTTTACAGCTTCCCAAGGTTTGCTGTTAATGATTCCCAACCTCTACAAAATCGCTGGGGAACTCACGCCTATTGCCATCCATATCGCCGCGCGATCGCTTGCCGCCCAAGGACTCTCGATTTTCGGCGACCATAGCGATGTTATGGCTACCCGCACTACCGGATGCGCCTTGCTGTGTTCGGCTTCCGTACAAGAGGCTCAAGACTTTGCCGCGATCGCCAGCCGCGCTACTTTAGATTCTCGCATCCCCTTCCTCCATTTCTTCGATGGCTTCCGTACCTCCCACGAAGTTCAGAAAATCGAACTGCTAGAGGACGACGATTTGCGATCGCTCATTCCCCAAGCGCCCATTCTGGCACACCGAAACCGCGCCCTGACCCCAGATCGTCCGGTAATTCGCGGCACCGCCCAAAACCCAGATGTCTACTTTCAGGCACGAGAAACCGTCAATTCGTTTTACGAGGCTTGTCCGAAATTGGTACAAGCAGCTATGGACGACTTGGCTGGACTTACGGGTCGCGCTTATCGTTTATTTGACTATTACGGCGATCCTGCTGCCGAAAGGATCTTAGTCTTAATGGGATCGGGTTGCGAGACGGTTGAAGAAACCGTCGATTACCTGATAGAACGGGGAGAAAAGATCGGAGTTATTAAGGTCAGGCTCTATCGTCCTTGGAGTCTGGAGGCATTTGTAGCAGCATTGCCGGAATCGGTACGAGCGATCGCGGTTTTGGATCGGACTAAGGAACCAGGTAGTTTGGGGGAACCTCTCTATCAAGATGTCGTTAGTACCCTAGTAGAAAGCGATCGCGCCCATATTCGGGTAGTAGGGGGAAGATACGGTCTATCTTCTAAAGAATTTACGCCAGGGATGGTCAAAGCAACCTTAGATAATTTAACGGCGGCTAAACCCAAAAATCACTTTACTATCGGCATTATCGACGATGTAACCCATACTTCTTTAGCTTTCGATTCCGACTTCACCATCGAACCAGATTCCGTAGTCCGAGCCATTTTTTACGGCTTGGGTTCCGATGGCACGGTGGGAGCTAACAAAAACTCCATCAAAATCATCGGCGAAGAAACGGAAAATTACGCCCAAGGCTATTTCGTCTACGACTCTAAAAAATCTGGTTCTGTGACAGTTTCCCACCTCCGTTTCGGTTCCCATCCGATTCGCTCTAGCTATCTCGTTGAAAGTGCTAATTTCGTTGCCTGCCATCAGTGGGAGTTTGTCGAAAAGTACGAAATTCTCAAGGAAGCCAAAACGGGAGCAACCTTTCTCCTCAACAGTCCCTACAGCCCCCAAGAAACTTGGCAGCGTCTCCCCCACCAACTGCGACGGATAATTCTTGCCAGACAACTCAAATTTTACGTCATAGATGCCACCCAAGTCGCTCGTGAGGCGGGGATGAAAGGTCGGATCAATACCGTGATGCAGGTTTGTTTCTTTGCCATAGCAGGAGTATTGCCCAGAGAAGAGGCGATCGCCCAAATTAAGAAATCTATTCGCAAAACCTATGGCAAAAAAGGCGAAGAGGTCGTACAAATGAACCTTACTGCCGTAGACCGCACCCTCGATCGCCTCTACGAAGTATCCGTCAGCGAACCCGTTTCCCTCGGATCTACCACCATTCATCCCCCCATTCCCAACAACGCACCCACATTCGTGCGCGACGTACTGGGAGAAATGATAGCCCGTCACGGCGATCGCCTCCCCGTCAGCGCCTTACCCGTAGATGGCACTTATCCAAGCGGTACTGCCAAATGGGAAAAGCGCAACATCGCCGCCGAAATCCCCGTCTGGGACTCGGATGTATGCGTTCAGTGCGGCAAATGCGTCATGGTCTGCCCCCACAGCGTCATCCGCGCCAAAGTCTACGAACCCGATAAACTCGCCAATGCTCCCGCCAACTTTAAATCTACCCCCGCCCGCGACCCCGATTGGCACGATCTCAGGTTTACAATTCAGGTAGCCGCCGAAGACTGTACGGGTTGCGGGATCTGCGTAGATGTCTGTCCTGCCAAAAACAAACTAGAACCGCGTTTCAAAGCCATTAACATGGCTCCGCAACTTCCCTTGCGGGAGCAAGAACGGGAAAATTGGGACTTTTTCCTCAATCTACCCAACCCCGATCGCACCCACCTGAATCTCCACAAAATCGGTCAACAGCAACTACAAGAACCTTTATTCGAGTTTTCGGGAGCCTGTAGCGGATGCGGGGAAACGCCTTATATTAAGCTGGCGACGCAACTATTTGGCGATCGGATGTTGGTTGCCAATGCCACTGGCTGTTCCTCCATCTACGGCGGCAATCTCCCCACCACGCCTTGGACTCATAATGCCGAGGGACGCGGCCCCGCCTGGTCGAACTCTTTATTTGAAGACAACGCCGAATTCGGATTGGGCTTTCGGATTGCTTTGGATAGACACATAGAACAAGCGATCGCCCTACTCCAAGATCTCGCCAGTCAAGACGATTCTCCCCTCCCTGCCGATTTGGTGACAGCACTAATTAACACCCCTCAAACCGACGAAGCCGAGATCTACGAACAGCGATCGCGAGTCGAGCTACTCAAACACTATCTGACCAACTGGAGCGATCGCCCCAACCTAAGCGAAAAAATTAGCTCCCTCCTCTCTTTAGCAGATTATCTTGTTAAAAAAAGCGTCTGGATAATCGGCGGCGACGGCTGGGCTTACGACATTGGTTACGGCGGCTTGGATCGGGTTATATCTAGCGATCGCAACGTCAATATTCTGGTGCTAGATACCGAAGTTTATTCCAATACAGGCGGTCAGATGTCGGGATCTACCCCCAAAGGCGCAGTTGCTAAATTTGCCGCCGGAGGTAAGTCCTCCCCCAAAAAAGATTTAGGACTGATGGCAATGACCTACGGAAACGTCTACGTCGCTAGCGTGGCAATGGGCGCAAAAGACGAACATACCTTGAGAGCGTTCCTCGAAGCAGAATCCTACAATGGTCCTTCGCTGATTATTGCCTATTCTCACTGCATCGCTCACGGCATCGATATGCAAAAAGGGATGCAGCAGCAAAAACTGGCTGTAGATTCGGGTCGCTGGCTGCTGTACCGCTACGATCCGCGTCGCACCGAACGAGGCGAAAATCCCTTGCTGCTAGATTCGCGTTGGTCGGAGACCGATCGAAGAGCTTCGCCTAAAATTCCCATCGAAGCTGCCATGTACAGCGAAAACCGCTTTAAAATGCTCGCCCGCAGTCAGCCAGAAGATGCCAAACGTCTTTTAAAAGAAGCCCAATCAGAAGTAAATGCGCGCTGGAAAATGTATCAATACCTAGCTGCTCGTTCCACTTCACCCAGTCAGGAGATACCCTCATGA